Genomic DNA from Pseudoalteromonas sp. MM1:
ATTAGCCAAACTGTAGGTCTTAACTAATGATGAGGATTTAATTATGCCATTGGCTTTGTGGGCGCTCACCTTGAGCGCATTTGCAATAGGAACAACCGAGTTTGTAATAGTGGGATTAGTGCCTACTATTGCAAACGATTTAGGCGTAAGCCTACCTTCAGCGGGCTTGCTCGTTAGTTTATATGCAGTTGGGGTTGCCATTGGTGCACCGGTACTGACTGCATTAACCGGGCGTTGGAATCGTAAAATTGTACTTGTAAGCTTAATGGGCTTATTTGTTTTAGGTAACTTACTTGCATGGCAAGCACCGAGTTACGAAACATTAATATTGGCTCGCATACTAACAGGCCTAGCTCACGGGGTGTTTTTTTCAATTGGCTCTATGATTGCCACAAGCTTAGTGAGTAAAGAGAAAGAAGCCAGCGCTATTGCTATTATGTTTACCGGACTGACTGTAGCGCTAGTGACGGGTGTGCCGCTAGGTACTTGGATTGGCCAACACTTTGGCTGGCGTGCAACGTTTTTAGTGGTGTCGCTACTTGGCTTAATCGCGTTAATTGGCAGCGCTATTTTAGTGCCAAAAAACTTAAAACAGTCTATTCCGGCCACGTTTAAAGAACAGCTTCAGGTTATTGTTAAGCCTCGCTTATTGCTTGTATATTTAATGACAATTTTAGGCTATGGCGGCACATTCACTGCGTTTACTTATTTAGCACCTATTTTAGAGCAACAAACAGGGTTTGCTCCTGCAGCGATTGGTTTAATTATGCTTGTGTATGGTGTATCGGTTGCCATTGGTAATATTTGGGGCGGAAAACTGGCTGATAAACGCGGCCCAATTAGCGCATTGAGTATTATATTTAGCGCGTTAACAATTATTTTATTGGCATTTACCTTTACGATGGAATCAAAAGTAGCGGCCGTACTAACTATTTTAGTATGGGGTGCATTTGCGTTTGGTAACGTACCGGGCTTACAGCTTTATGTCGTAAAACAGGCGCAAAAGCATACCCCTAATGCAGTAGATGTCGCATCGGGTTTAAACATAGCAGCGTTTAATATTGGTATCGCACTGGGCTCAATTATTGGTGGCAGTGTAGTAGAGGGCATGTCACTTCAAGATACCGCTTGGATTGGCGCAGCAATTTCTGCTCTAGCATTAGTCGTAACCCGTTATAGTGGCATGCTTGATAAGCGAGAAGTGAAACAAGCATAAAGTATTCTGTTAAGGTTGAAACTTAAATTTATGGCCTCATTACCTGTATTGAGGTCATAAATTTTAGGTGACAACACAAAAGAAGTAAAAGGTGTATTTCGTAAAACTTAAACAGTTTGTATTTTTAACCGATTATTTTATAAGGATAGAGCCATGACACAACGTGTAATAGAAATGCCAGATTTAGGCATGGGAACATTCCGTTTAGAAGGCGATACCGCCTACAATTCAGTAAAAATGGCGTTAGAAGTGGGGTTTCGTCATATAGATACTGCGCAAATTTATGGTAACGAAGAGCAAGTAGGCCAAGCCATAAAAGATAGCAATATTCCGCGCAGCGAGATATTTTTAACCACCAAAGTGTGGAACAACAAGCTTAACAAAACTGACTTTATTGCCAGCGTTAAAAAATCACTTGAGAAATTACAAGTAGACTCTGTTGATTTATTGCTTATTCATTGGCCTGCGCCTTCAAATGATGAGCCAATGAGCGAGTACCTTACTGAGCTTTTAAAAGCTAAGCAGCTTGGTTTAACAAAACATATTGGCGTGTCTAATTTTACTATTGCCAACTTAAACGAAGCAATGCAAACACTTGATTCGCGAGAAATATTTACTAACCAAGTTGAGGTGCATCCGTATTTAACCAATACCAAGCTACGCGCTTTTTGTGCCCAGCACGACATTCACGTTACAGCGTATATGCCATTTGTTGTCGGTAAAGTACTTAAAGACCAAACGATTATTGATATTGCCAATAAGCATGAAGCATCGCCAGCGCAAGTCGTTATTGCATGGATTAATGCCAACGGCATGACCACCATTCCATCATCAACCAAGCGTAAAAACTTAGAAGATAACTTTAATGACCATGTTAAGTTAGACGCTGAAGATATTGCCCGCATTGACGGACTAGATTGCTGCGATCGACAAGCAACGCCTGATTTTGCGCCGCAGTGGGATCAGTAATAAATACACAAAACAACATTAGGTGCAGTGACGCTGCACCTTTATTTTTATAAAAGGACTCCGTATGTTAACGGTAATTGCCACTATTTCGAGTAATAATATTGATGCAGATGTTGTTTTAACTGCGCTCGAAAACCTACAAAAGTATTCACGTCAAGAAGTGGGTTGCCTGCGTTATGAGTTATCGGTCAAAAGTGATGACGACCAAACGACTTATTTAGTAAGTGAGCAATGGGCATCTGAAGAACATTTTGAAGCGCACAAAAATGAGCCGCATTTTAAAGCCTTTGGTACGCAAATAACGGGTTTAGTAACTAGCAGTCATATTGATGTGTACAAATCTATTGGCTAGCAAAACTAAGTAGTTAGTTGAATTTGTTGTTTACAGTGGCGGCGTATACATACATCGCCATTACAATACTCAATCTTTTTAGCCCTCAGCCCGTATTAAAACCTCAGTTGCTTTATTTAATCGATAAATCGTACTTCAATATAAGTGCATCTATGTAACGGGCACGCAATGTGTGTTGTTTTTCGTGATCGGCGCCGTGGCCTAACGCTTTATTGAGCAACTTCATCGCGGGGTGAAGCTGCGTGCGCTCTTGTTGGTTTAAACTTCCTTTAGTGCGCAATTCAGTAATATCGTCTACCAGTAAGCGGCCTATATCCACACACACTATTTCATCAATTAAACCGTTTTGTGTCAGTACGCCGTATTTGCTGCATAAAAACTGTTGCCACACTTGCTGTAAATGCTCGTCTATTTCGCAGCCAAATAATTCTTCGTTAAAACTAAAACCTTGCTGGGCAAGTTTACTAAGGCTTGCCGTATACTGCTGCGCAAAGTAATTAAAAGCATTACTGGAGGATTCAATTTTTTGCTTTATTAGCCCTTGACCCCAATTTACACAGCCTCGCGGGTAATAGTCATCGTACTCTTCACATTCATACAAACCAGAGTACGAGCTACAACTTAATTGGCTTTTTATACAATAACTTGGTTTAGGAAAAATACTGTGCTGCTGCCATGTATCTAGTTGCTCAGCATCAATATTTAAAGCATGGCAAAGCTCATCGGTGTTATAAAAATGAGTGGCTAAGTAGTCAGATAAACGCATAATGGCTCGCTTAAAGTTAAAAATACAAATACTGTTTAAATATACAGTGTGTGTATTTTGTATTATCAAATTAAATAACACAAGTCATTTTACGTTTATTATTCGCTTAGGCCTGCAAAAATACCTGCAAGTATGTTACAAATAGCGCAAGTTTTATAAATAATGAATTTTTATGCGCACCCTAGAACAAATTAAACAAGCAAGCTTAATTACCGCTATTAAAACCCCGTACTTAGCCAATGGTGAAATAGACCTAGCAAAGTACGATGAACTCGTTGAAATACAAATTGCAGCGGGTGTAGATGGCATTGTGGTTGGTGGTACAACCGGCGAAGGCCAGCTGATGAACTGGGAAGAGCATTTAATGCTTATCGCGCACAGTGCAAATAAATATGGCGATAAGCTGTTAATTGTAGGGAATACGGGTAGCAATAATACCCGCGAAGCTATTAAAGCCACTAAGTACGGCTTTGCAAGCGGTATGCACGCCGCGCTGCAAATTAACCCATACTATGGCCGCACCTCTATTGCCGGTGTTAACGAGCACTTTAAACGTGTACTCGATATTGGCCCTGCGTTTATTTACAACGTAGCAGGGCGCACAGGGCAAGATTTAACTCCTGATATTATTGAGCCGTTAGCAAAACACCCTAATTTAATTGGCGTAAAAGAATGTGGTGGTAACGAGCGTATAGCCCATTACGAACAGCAAGGCATTGCGTGTTGGTCAGGCAACGATGACGAAGCACACGATGCGCGCCACACACATAATGCACACGGTGTTATATCAGTCACATCTAATCTTATACCAGGGTTGTTCCGCCAGTTAATGGATACTAAAAATGATGCCTTAAATACCTCATTACAACCTTTAATGAACTGGTTATTCTGCGAGCCAAATCCGATCGCAATAAACACCGCAATGATGATGACAGGCGCTGTAAACCCCGTATTCAGATTGCCGTATATGCCACTGAGCGATGAGCAACAAGCACAAGGCGAAGCCTTAATAAACGAACTTAACGTTGATGATATTGTGGGCAATAAAGCTAAGTGTATAAAACAAAGTGATTTTGCTTTGCTTTCTTAGGTTATATGAGCCAGCGCTGAACAGTTAGTAAGTGCTGGCATTTATTTAATGAATATTTTACTTTTATTGCTAATATCGGTAAAATTCTCGCCCCTTTACTTACTAAATAACGTTTATTTGTGAAATTTGTTGTTGAACAACTCGCTACATGGATTAAGCCTGAACAGCGACAAAGCCCCTCTGAAAATTGGTACGACTCATCACCAATTACATTAAGTTGGGTACCTGCAATGCAGCGCAGAAGAATGACACCATTTGTAAAAATGGTTTTACATAGCGCTCATCAAGTAACAAATGATAAAGGGTATGAAAACATGCCTGTTGTTTTTTCATCACGCCATGGCGATTTCCATAAAACAGCTAATTTATTAAGTGAACTTGCACAGCAACAATTATTATCTCCGACAGGCTTTGGTTTAAGTGTGCACAACGCTGCAATCGGTATGTATAGCATTATTAGCGGTAACACCCAACCTATGAACGCTATTGCAGCGGGTAAGGATAGCTTTGCTTGCGCTTTGATTGAAGCATATATAAAGTTGGTTGAGTATAAACAACCACATATATTACTTGTGCATACAGATGAGTCACTTCCAGAGCCGTACACAACATTTGTTGATGAGGCACAAATAACACATTCTATTGCGTTAGTTATACGTTTAGCTACAGAAAAAGAAGCTCATTTTAGTTTAACTAAACACGCCACTAACAATAGCGAACAAACAACTACTCCTTTAAGTTTAGAGTGCGCAAAAGCAATGTTTAACAAAAAAAGCGCCAGTGCTAATGGTTGGTTGTTAACACACTATGCTTAATACAATAATAAGAGTAATAGGCCTTGTTTGGCGCATTATAGCCACTGGCCTTTGTTTTAGCGTATTTGGTTTAGGTGGGCTATTTTTAGCCTTACTGATCTTCCCTATACAACGTTTATTTCAGCACTGTCCCTTAAAGCAAAAAGAGAATGCGCGTACGGTAGTGCATTATAGCTTTAAATTTTTTGTCGCTTTAATGCATCACACTGGCGCTATCCGCTTTCATATTAAAGATAAAGCCCATTTAGCTAATTTGAAAGGAGAGCTTGTATTAGCTAATCACCCATCACTTATTGATGTTGTGGTACTTATATCGGTTATTAAAAATGTTGATTGCGTTGTAAAAGCACACCTTTTTACTAACCCTTTTATGCGTGGTGTAATAAAAAGTACAGGTTATATAAGCAATGAAGACCCGCAAGAATTATTGCGTGAATGCGAGCAAACACTAAAAAGAGGGAATAACTTAATTGTTTTTCCTGAAGGGACGCGAACTGTCCCTCATAATACGCTTAAATTTAAAAGAGGGGCTGCAAATATAGCCCTTAGATGCCATGCCCCTATAACAACCGTATTGATTAAAATGAAACCTAATACGTTAACTAAAGGGACGCCTTGGTACAAAGTAGCCCCATACCAAGCGCATTTTTCTATGCAACTAGCACCACATTCTTTCAAAAGCGATATTATTTATACAAGTGACGTACCTGCAATACAGTCCCGCCAGCTTACGAAAGGCTTACAACAATACTTTACAAAAGAGCTTAGCTATATATGAGTGAATTAAAACAACAAATTAAACAATTGATTATTTCGAGCCTAGATCTTGAAGATATGACCACTGCCGATATAAAAGACGACGAGCCTTTATTTGTAGATGGTTTAGGGCTAGATAGCATTGATGCGCTAGAGCTCGGGCTTGCTATCAAAAAAGAATTCGACGTAAAAATTGATGCAAATTCAGAACAAACTAAAGCGCATTTTGCGAGTGTTAACTCTTTAGCGCAATTTATAGAACAATCACGTACTTAATTAACACACACTAGGAATAATAATGAAAACCGCTGCTGAAATTTATGATGTATTACACGGCATTTTAGAAAATGAATTTGAAATAGATGCTGAAGATATCTCTTTAGAAGCTAACCTGTACGAAGATTTAGACTTAGACAGTATCGACGCTGTAGATTTAGTTGTTAAGTTACGTGAAATTACAGGTAAGAAAATTGAGCCTGACGCATTTAAACAAGTTCGCTCTGTGCAAGATGTTGTATCTGAGATAGAAAAGCTCGTTTAATAAGCATGTTTAAGGCATTTTTAACAGCGTTAATAATGATTTTTTTAACCTGTTACCCTGTCATTGTTTATATAGGGCTGACACGTTTCAACAGTTATTTACTCACTGTGATTTTATTAACACTGTTAATAATAAGGCTTTGGTTAAGCAAACCTCTATTAGCTAAAATGCCATGGATAAAGCCAGCCTCATTACTTGGAATTTTAGCTATTGGCTTATCAAAAACTATGGGCAGTGATTTTGGTATTCGGCTTTATCCGGTTATTGTAAATTCTGTTATGTTTTTTGTTTTTGCTTACTCGCTTTATAAAGGTCCAAGTGTCATAGAAACGTTTGCGCGTATTACTGAACCAAAGCTTGATAAAAGAGCTATTTCGTACACTAAAAATGTAACAAAAATATGGTGCATTTTTTTTGTTTTTAACGCCAGTATAGCGTTATACACTAGTGTGTTTACAAGTCTTGATGTGTGGGCATTTTATAACGGTTTTATTGCATACATTATTATGGGGGTTTTATTTGCAGTGGAGTGGTTAGTAAGGAAAAAAGTAAAAAGGAATGCAGGTGTTTAATTCTTTAGATAATGCAAGCATAAATATTCGATTTAATCATAACGGCTCAGCGTTATCTGAGCGTCAATTTGTTAATGATATTAATCAAGTTTTGGCTAAAATTCCGCAATTGCCTACTAAAGCATCGGCAGTGCTTTTTAACATTAATAGTTATGATTTTGCTGTAAACCTTTTTGCATTGGCGCATAAAGGCTGGACTATAATTTTACCGCCTAATGGTCAAAGCGAAACACTCAATGCGCTTTTGGAGCAAACCCCTTACTATTTGGGCGATAGTGATTTAGTAGAACATGCGACTACGCCATTTGAAAATATTGGTAACTTAACAACTACACCTAACTACACACCGCTTAATAAAATTGCTTGGCCGAGTGAAGGTAACCTTGTTTTTTATACTTCTGGCTCTTCAGGTCAAGCTAAGCCTATTTTTAAATCGTGGCGAGTGCTTAATAAAGAGATAAAAACGCTCAATAGCACGTTTGCTTTAAAATGTAACCCTGTATTTATTGCTAGTGTTTCGCATCAGCATATTTACGGTTTGTTATTTAGAGTGTTATGGCCGCTTAGCAATAACCATATAATTGATACAGACTTGCTTAACTACCCCGAGCATATTGCTACTAAACTTAAAACAATTACACAGGCCGTGTTTATATCCAGTCCGGCACAGCTAAAGCGGCTGCATCAAGATAACGTTTTAATAGAAGAAAAGTCACATTTACAGTGGATTTTTTCATCCGGTGGGCCGCTTCAAAATGAAGACGCTGTTACTTTAAATAAACAGCTAAATAAACCCATTACTCAAGTATTTGGCAGCACCGAAACTGGCGGAATTGCATATCGTCAGGTTGTGTCTTTAAAGAACGTTAGTCATTGGCAGCCATTTTTAGGGATCACATTACACAGTACCTCTGAACAACGATTAGTGTTGAATTCGCCTTTAGTTGAGCAAACAAACTATTTATTAGATGACCGAGGTACTTTATTTCAAAATGGCCAATTTGAATTACTAGGTCGTTTTGACCGTATTATAAAGCTTGAAGAAAAACGCTTAAGCCTTGACGAACTAGAGCTACATTTATGCAAAAGTGAGTGGGTACAGGAGGCTAAAGTAATAACGCTAAATGGGAAACGTTTAGTATTAGGCGCTGTTATAGTGCTTACACATAAAGGACAAGCATATTTAAACGCCAATGGAAAGTTAGCAACTAATACGCTTTTAAAAACACATACATTGAATCGTTTTGAAGGGATCTGCACGCCTAAAAAATGGCGTTTTATAAATCAATTACCCTACAACACGCAGGCTAAAATAAATTTAAAAGTATTGGAGTCTCTTTTTGTCAAAGCTGATTAACACAAAGCCTGAACTTGTTAACTGTGTATCGTCAACACAGAGCCATTGCCTAACGCTTTTTATACCGCCAAGTTTAGATTATTTTAAAGGTCACTTTAGTCAAGGTCCTATTTTAGCAGGTGTAGTGCAGCTCGATTGGGCCGTAGATGCCGTGCGAAAATACTTTAATGTTAAACGTGAAGTAAAAGATATTGAAGTGCTTAAGTTTCAGGTTGTTATTACCCCTGGTCTAACAATTAAATTAACGGTAGAAGAAAAGCCTGGCGGTAAGTATGGCTTTTCGTATCAATCAGATAAAGGGCAACACGCCTCTGGGCGTATAGTGTTTAAAAGTGATACAGATGAATAATTTTTGTATTGTTATACCTAATTTTAATCATGTAAGTGTTATTGATGAAGTACTTGCAACGTTAACTGAGTATACGCTGCCAATAATAATGGTTGATGATGCCAGTAGTGTGCAGGCTAAATCTCTTTTTGCTACTCTTGAGAAAAAATATGCTCACCTCACTCTTATATCGCATGAGCACAACGAAGGTAAAGGCGGTGCGGTACAGACAGGATTGCGCTGCGCGTATGAGCAAGGTTATAGCCATGCAATACAAGTAGATGCAGATGGGCAACATAATTTATCAGATATCAAAAAGTTGATTGAGCTTTCAAATACACATCCACAGGCATTAGTTAGTTGTTGCCCAGTGTATGATGAATCGGTCCCTAAGCACCGCTACTTAGCACGTTATTTAACCCATGTGTGGGTATGGATAGAAACGCTCAGTTTTAAAATTGTGGACTCAATGTGTGGTTTTAGAGTCTACCCCTTAAATGTGACTAATAAGCTTATAAGTGAGGTTAAGCTCGGTAAGCGTATGGACTTTGATCCTGAAATACTGGTTAGGCTATATTGGCGCAACGTTCCATTTGTTTTTTTACCAAGCCAGGTTATTTACCCAGAAAATGGCTTGTCACACTTTCAGCCACTTCAAGATAATGTGCGTATTTCGTGGTTACATACGCGTTTATTTTTTGGCATGCTGCTTCGTTCACCTGTTTTACTATGGCATAAATATAAGAGACGTTATGACCGTTAAACATTGGTCTAAAATGCAAGAGCGAGGTAACTTTTTAGGTATACAAATATTACTATTTGCCTATAAAGTATTTGGTCGTAAAGGGCTTTGGGTTATTTTGTTCCCGGTTGTTTGCTATTTGTTTATAACTGGTAAAGTTGCACGCGCGGCTTCTAAGCAGTTTTTAACTCAAGTTAACAAACACAATAATTTGGCATGCAAAGTAACTTTTAAACAACAGCTTATGCATTTTTGTAGTTTTGCCGATAGCGCCCTTGATAAAATTGATGGTTGGCTTGGTCGAATTTCAAAAAAGGATATCCAATATACTAATGAACAGCTGTTTATTGATTTAAATGAGCAACAGCAAGGGGCCATTTTTATTGGCTCTCACTTGGGTAACCTTGAGGTATGTAGAGCACTGAGCCAGCATCGCAGCAGTAAAAAAATTAATGTGCTTGTATTTACTCATCACGCTGTTGAATTTAATAAAATGCTTAAAAAAATTAACCCTGCGGTGTCGGTTAACTTAATTCAAGTGAGCGATATGGGGCCTGATCTAGCTATTTTATTAAAAGATAAAGTAGAGCAGGGTGAAATAGTCGTTATTGTTGGTGATAGAACAAGCGCTACCACGGGTGAGCGATCAACACGTGTTGAGTTTTTAGGTAAGCCTGCATATTTTTCTCAAGGGCCTTTTATATTAGCTGCATTATTAGATTGCCCCGTTTACTTTTTATTTTGCTTAAAAGATAAAAAAACAAAAAAGTATCATGTGATTTTTGAACATTATAGCCAAACATTAAAAATACCCCGCTCACAAAGGCAAGGTCTATTAACCACTGTAATTACAGATTTTTCTGCACGTTTAGGCTTTTATGCCGCGCGATATCCTTATCAGTGGTTTAATTTTTATGATTTTTGGCAAAACGATCAGCAAGTAGAACGCAGCAATGCAAAGGAGAACTAGAGTGTCAGCTCAGGAAGTACAGCTTTTTGGAAACCAACAACTTTCTATTGAAGATATTGTTAATATTGCACATCAAAATACTCAGGTGCAATTAAGTGGCTGCGAGCAATTTAGCGCAAAAATTGATAGCGCGCTTAGCTTTTTAGACTCTCTACTCAAAGAGGATGGTGTGATTTATGGGGTAACTACAGGCTATGGTGACTCAGTCACGGTTCCTGTGCCACTTAACTTAGTTGATGAGCTGCCATTACATTTAACGCGTTTTCATGGGTGTGGACTAGGCGATGTGTTTAATAAAGTACAAGGGCGTGCAATTTTAGCTACGCGCTTAGCATCACTTTCACAAGGCTATTCTGGCGTAAGCTGGGAAATGCTTAATCTTCTCAAAGACTATTTAAACCTTGATATAGTGCCTGTTATTCCTCAAGAAGGGTCGGTAGGCGCTAGCGGTGATTTAACGCCACTATCGTATGTAGCGGGTGCTATGGTTGGTGAACGTGATGTTTTTTACAAAGATAAAATACTTAACAGCGCACAGGTAATGCAAGCGGCTGGTTTAAAGCCTTTAACGCTTCGCCCAAAAGAGGGGCTTGCAGTTATGAATGGTACAGCTGTGATGACCGCGCTTGCGTGTTTAGCGTTTGATAGAGCCAATTACTTAGCAAAACTTGCAAGTAGGATTACTGCATTGTCTAGCCTTGCTCTCAAAGGTAATAGTCATCACTTTGATGAAATTTTATTCTCCGTTAAGCCTCATCCAGGACAACAACAAGTTGCTAAATGGATAAGAGATGATTTAAACCATCATGACCATCCTCGTAACGCTGATAGACTGCAAGATAGGTACTCGATTCGCTGTGCACCGCATGTTATTGGTGTATTGCAAGATAGTTTGCCATTTTTCAGGCAGATGATAGAAAACGAGCTTAATTCTGCAAACGATAATCCCATTATTGATGGCGAAGGTGAGCATGTACTTCATGGGGGGCATTTTTATGGCGGTCACATTGCAATGACTATGGATAGTATGAAAACGGCAATTGCGAATTTAGCCGATTTAGCTGATAGGCAAATTGCTTCATTGGTCGATACTAAATTTAATAATGGCTTACCTTCAAATTTATCAGACAGTGAGGCTGAACGTCGTTACATAAATCATGGCTTTAAAGCCGTGCAAATAGGCGCCAGTGCCTATACTGCTGAAGCGCTTAAACTAACGATGCCTGCAAGTGTATTTTCTCGCTCCACTGAGTGCCATAATCAAGATAAAGTAAGTATGGGGACTATTGCAGCTCGTGATTGTTTACGTATTTTGCAGCTTACAGAGCAGGTTATTGCAAGTACGTTACTTGCAAGTATTCAAGCGGTGAGGCTGCGTATTAAACAAGGCGAACTTGAATTTTCAAGTTTAACTGCAGATATGCAAGCTATGTATACTGACATAACCCA
This window encodes:
- the hutH gene encoding histidine ammonia-lyase codes for the protein MQRRTRVSAQEVQLFGNQQLSIEDIVNIAHQNTQVQLSGCEQFSAKIDSALSFLDSLLKEDGVIYGVTTGYGDSVTVPVPLNLVDELPLHLTRFHGCGLGDVFNKVQGRAILATRLASLSQGYSGVSWEMLNLLKDYLNLDIVPVIPQEGSVGASGDLTPLSYVAGAMVGERDVFYKDKILNSAQVMQAAGLKPLTLRPKEGLAVMNGTAVMTALACLAFDRANYLAKLASRITALSSLALKGNSHHFDEILFSVKPHPGQQQVAKWIRDDLNHHDHPRNADRLQDRYSIRCAPHVIGVLQDSLPFFRQMIENELNSANDNPIIDGEGEHVLHGGHFYGGHIAMTMDSMKTAIANLADLADRQIASLVDTKFNNGLPSNLSDSEAERRYINHGFKAVQIGASAYTAEALKLTMPASVFSRSTECHNQDKVSMGTIAARDCLRILQLTEQVIASTLLASIQAVRLRIKQGELEFSSLTADMQAMYTDITHYFENLTEDRPMEAVLRQTISYIQEKRWALYE